The nucleotide sequence CAACATCTCAAGGTCCTGCGCGAAGCGGGGCTCGTCACGGTGCGGGCAGAGGGGCAATCCCGTATCCAAATGCTCAATCCGGATGGTCTCGGAGATATCGAAGCCTGGATGCAAAAGACGCGCGCGATGTGGTCGAACCGGCTCGACGCACTCGAACGCGAACTGCGGGCGGACGACGCGCGCCGAGCTAAACTCACCAACCGAAAGAAATCATCATGAAACCAAACGACCAACCTGGCAAATTCACCACGCCGGCGGAAGTGCGACTCGTGCGCACCCTGCCGGGCCCCATCGAA is from Synoicihabitans lomoniglobus and encodes:
- a CDS encoding ArsR/SmtB family transcription factor, producing the protein MQSLTAIADPTRRRIVELLAEREHTAGELVAKFAMSAPAISQHLKVLREAGLVTVRAEGQSRIQMLNPDGLGDIEAWMQKTRAMWSNRLDALERELRADDARRAKLTNRKKSS